One genomic segment of Cardinium endosymbiont of Philonthus spinipes includes these proteins:
- a CDS encoding FtsX-like permease family protein yields the protein MKISFFLAKRYLKKHGSTTLIHRLSKLACYSMAVSTAILLLILSTMNGMEKLLSTLFYAYTPTLKIASQTGKTFVYDPKLKSNIMGVVGVAAIVEVLEATALVRLHGQQAIVTIKGVSSNFTASDFYKNCTRMDAVAFWEEDRPRAIAGIQVAQWLQWAPHSNRVEVFYPKQGSYHLQSPYKRMTLDVNGLFAIAKQIDRSYMIAPIHFVESLTDGWHKRSYWEVVINDRADLATIQTTIQKLLPDGYEATNRDEQNQPRLRAIFIERLSVSFIFALVLLLASLHIFFMLCMLIVHKQKDIAILASLGATPGQIGKIFFYNGLLVSLKGMVYGLIIGCVLGFLQQKFGLVTFIRSGRRSPYPIAMHGVDGLYTAMATILFSFLASLWPAKRAMQLASKLLKR from the coding sequence ATGAAAATTTCTTTTTTTCTTGCCAAACGTTACCTTAAAAAACATGGTAGTACAACATTGATCCATAGGTTGTCTAAACTTGCTTGCTACAGTATGGCAGTGAGTACAGCTATTTTGCTGCTGATACTATCTACCATGAATGGTATGGAAAAGCTCTTATCTACTTTATTTTATGCCTATACCCCTACCTTAAAAATAGCATCTCAGACAGGTAAAACGTTTGTCTATGATCCCAAATTAAAAAGCAATATAATGGGTGTGGTGGGTGTAGCAGCTATCGTGGAGGTATTAGAAGCAACCGCTCTGGTACGGTTGCATGGCCAGCAAGCCATTGTGACCATTAAAGGTGTTTCGTCTAATTTCACGGCAAGTGACTTTTATAAAAATTGTACCCGTATGGATGCGGTTGCTTTTTGGGAGGAGGATAGGCCTCGTGCTATTGCAGGTATACAGGTTGCCCAATGGCTACAATGGGCGCCTCATAGCAATAGGGTAGAGGTATTTTATCCAAAGCAGGGTAGTTACCATCTACAGAGCCCCTACAAGCGCATGACCTTAGACGTAAATGGGCTTTTTGCTATAGCAAAACAAATAGATCGCAGCTATATGATTGCCCCTATACACTTTGTAGAAAGTTTGACAGATGGATGGCATAAACGGAGCTATTGGGAGGTTGTCATCAACGATAGAGCCGATCTGGCAACCATACAAACAACCATACAAAAATTACTACCAGACGGCTATGAGGCAACCAATCGAGATGAACAAAATCAGCCACGTCTCAGGGCTATTTTCATTGAACGGCTTTCTGTCTCTTTTATTTTTGCTTTGGTATTGCTGTTGGCCTCGCTCCATATTTTCTTTATGTTATGTATGTTGATTGTACACAAGCAAAAAGATATTGCCATACTTGCTTCACTCGGGGCTACACCGGGTCAAATAGGTAAGATTTTTTTCTATAATGGACTTTTGGTATCCTTAAAAGGGATGGTATATGGTCTTATCATTGGGTGTGTGCTGGGCTTTTTGCAACAAAAGTTTGGCCTTGTTACTTTTATTAGGTCGGGTCGTAGGAGCCCTTATCCTATAGCCATGCATGGAGTTGATGGCTTATATACTGCTATGGCAACCATCCTATTTAGTTTTTTAGCTTCCCTTTGGCCAGCCAAACGTGCTATGCAGTTGGCCAGTAAGCTGTTAAAGAGGTAG